One Papio anubis isolate 15944 chromosome 9, Panubis1.0, whole genome shotgun sequence genomic window carries:
- the ULK1 gene encoding serine/threonine-protein kinase ULK1 isoform X4, with translation MEPGRGGTETVGKFEFSRKDLIGHGAFAVVFKGRHREKHDLEVAVKCINKKNLAKSQTLLGKEIKILKELKHENIVALYDFQEMANSVYLVMEYCNGGDLADYLHTMRTLSEDTIRLFLQQIAGAMRLLHSKGIIHRDLKPQNILLSNPAGRRANPNSIRVKIADFGFARYLQSNMMAATLCGSPMYMAPEVIMSQHYDGKADLWSIGTIVYQCLTGKAPFQASSPQDLRLFYEKNKTLVPIIPRETSAPLRQLLLALLQRNHKDRMDFDEFFHHPFLDASPSVRKSPPVPVPSYPSSGSGSSSSSSSTSHLASPPSLGEMQQLQKTLTSPADTAGFLHSSRDSGGSKDSCDTDDFVMVPAQFPGDLVAEAPSAKPPPDSLMCSGSSLVASAGLESHGRTPSPSPPCSSSPSPSGRAGPFSSSRCGASVPIPVPTQVQNYQRIERNLQSPTQFQTPRSSAVRRSGSTSPLGFARASPSPPAHAEHGGVLARKMSLGGGRPYTPSPQVGTIPERPGWSGTPSPQGAEMRGGRSPRPGSSVPEHSTRTSGLGCRLHSAPNLSDLHVVRPKLPKPPTDPLGAVFSPPQASPPQPSHGLQSCRNLRGSPKLPDFLQRNPLPPILGSPTKAVPSFDFPKTPSSQNLLALLARQGMVMAPPRNRTLPDLSEVGPFHGQPLGPGLRPGEDPKGPFGRSFSTSRLTDLLLKAAFGTQAPEPGSTESLQEKPMEIAPSAGCGGSLHPGARAGGASSPSPVVFTVGSPPSGSTPPQGPRTRMFSVGSTGSAGSSARHLVPGACSEAPAPELPAPGHSCSFADPIAANLEGAVTFEAPDLPEETLMEQEHTEILRGLRFTLLFVQHVLEIAALKGSASEAAGGPEYQLQESVVADQISLLSREWGFAEQLVLYLKVAELLSSGLQTAIDQIRAGKLCLSSTVKQVVRRLNELYKASVVSCQGLSLRLQRFFLDKQRLLDRIHSITAERLIFSHAVQMVQSAALDEMFQHREGCVPRYHKALLLLEGLQHMLSDQADIENVAKCKLCIERRLSALLTGICA, from the exons GAAATGGCTAATTCTGTCTACCTGGTCATGGAG TACTGCAACGGTGGGGACCTGGCCGACTACCTGCACA CCATGCGCACGCTGAGCGAGGACACCATCAGGCTCTTCCTGCAGCAGATCGCGGGCGCCATgcggcttctgcacagcaagggcATCATCCACCGCGACCTGAAGCCGCAGAACATCCTGCTGTCCAACCCCGCGGGCCGCCGCGCCAACCCCAACAGCATCCGCGTCAAGATCG CTGACTTCGGCTTCGCGCGGTACCTCCAGAGCAACATGATGGCGGCCACACTGTGCGGCTCCCCCATGTACATG GCCCCCGAGGTCATCATGTCCCAGCACTACGACGGGAAGGCGGACCTGTGGAGCATCGGCACCATCGTCTACCAGTGCCTGACGGGGAAGGCGCCCTTCCAG GCCAGCAGCCCCCAGGACCTGCGCCTGTTCTACGAGAAGAACAAGACGTTGGTCCCCAT CATCCCCCGGGAGACCTCGGCCCCGCTGCGGCAGCTGCTCCTGGCTCTGCTCCAGCGCAACCACAAGGACCGCATGGACTTCG ATGAGTTTTTCCATCACCCTTTCCTCGATGCCAGCCCCTCCGTCAGGAAGT CCCCACCGGTGCCTGTGCCCTCGTACCCAAGTTCGGGGTCCGGCAGCAGCTCCAGCAgcagctccacctcccacctggcctccccGCCG TCCCTGGGCGAGATGCAGCAGCTACAGAAGACCCTGACCTCGCCGGCTGACACCGCTGGCTTCCTGCACAGCTCCCGGGACTCTGGCGGCAGCAAGGACTCCTGTGACACAGACGACTTCGTCATGGTCCCCGCGCAGTTTCCAG GTGACCTGGTGGCTGAGGCGCCCAGTGCCAAACCCCCGCCAGACAGCCTGATGTGCAGTGG GAGCTCACTGGTGGCCTCTGCGGGCCTGGAGAGCCACGGCCGGACCCCATCTCCATCCCCACCCTGCAGCAGCTCCCCTAGTCCCTCAGG CCGGGCTGGCCCGTTCTCCAGCAGCAGGTGCGGCGCCTCCGTCCCCATCCCAGTCCCCACACAGGTGCAGAACTACCAGCGCATCGAGCGAAACCTGCAGTCACCCACCCAGTTCCAAACACCTCG GTCCTCTGCCGTCCGCAGGTCAGGCAGCACCAGCCCCCTGGGCTTTGCAAGGGCCAGCCCTTCGCCTCCTGCCCACGCTGAGCATGGAGGCGTCCTGGCCAGGAAGATGTCTCTGGGTGGGGGCCGGCCCTACACGCCATCCCCTCAAG TTGGAACCATCCCTGagcggccaggctggagtgggacGCCCTCCCCACAGGGAGCGGAGATGCGGGGTGGCAGGTCCCCTCGTCCAG GCTCCTCTGTGCCCGAGCACTCTACCCGCACTTCCGGGCTGGGCTGCCGCCTGCACAGTGCCCCCAACCTGTCTGACCTGCACGTCGTCCGCCCCAAGCTGCCCAAACCCCCCACGGACCCCCTGGGAGCCGTGTTCAGCCCCCCACAGGCCAGCCCTCCCCAGCCGTCCCACGGGCTGCAGTCCTGCCGGAACCTGCGGGGCTCACCCAAGCTGCCCGACTTCCTGCAGCGAAACCCCCTGCCCCCCATTCTGGGCTCCCCCACCAAG GCTGTGCCCTCCTTCGACTTCCCAAAGACCCCCAGCTCCCAGAACCTGCTGGCCCTCCTAGCCCGGCAGGGCATGGTGATGGCGCCCCCTCGAAACCGGACACTGCCCGACCTCTCGGAGGTGGGACCCTTCCATGGTCAGCCATTGGGCCCTGGCCTGCGGCCAGGCGAGGACCCCAAGGGTCCCTTTGGCCG GTCTTTCAGCACCAGCCGCCTCACTGACCTGCTCCTTAAGGCAGCGTTTGGGACGCAAGCCCCGGAGCCGGGCAGCACGGAGAGCCTGCAGGAGAAGCCCATGGAGATCG CACCCTCAGCTGGCTGTGGAGGGAGCCTGCACCCAGGAGCCCGCGCTGGGGGCGCCAGCAGCCCCTCCCCGGTAGTCTTCACCGTGGGCTCTCCCCCGAGTGGGAGCACGCCGCCCCAGGGCCCCCGCACCAGGATGTTCTCAG tgggctccactgGCTCCGCTGGCTCTTCTGCCCGCCACCTGGTGCCTGGGGCCTGCAGCGAGGCCCCAGCCCCCGAGCTCCCTGCTCCAGGACACAGCTGCAGCTTTGCCGACCCCATTGCTGCCAACCTGGAGGGGGCTGTGACCTTCGAGGCCCCCGACCTCCCTGAGGAGACCCTCATGGAG CAAGAGCACACCGAGATCCTGCGTGGCCTGCGCTTCACGCTGCTGTTCGTGCAGCACGTCTTGGAGATCGCAGCCCTGAAGGGCAGCGCCAGCGAGGCGGCCGGGGGCCCTGAGTACCAGCTGCAGGAGAGTGTGGTGGCCGACCAGATCAGCCTGCTGAGCCGAGAATGGGG CTTTGCGGAGCAGCTGGTCCTGTACCTGAAGGTGGCCGAGCTACTGTCCTCCGGCCTGCAAACTGCCATCGACCAGATCCGGGCCGGCAAGCTCTGCCTGTCGTCCACCGTGAAGCAGG TGGTGCGCAGGCTGAATGAGCTGTACAAGGCCAGCGTGGTGTCCTGCCAAGGCCTGAGCCTGCGGCTGCAGCGCTTCTTCCTGGACAAGCAGCGGCTCCTGGACCGCATCCACAGCATCACTGCCGAGAGGCTGATCTTCAGCCATGCTGTGCAGATG GTGCAGTCGGCCGCCCTGGACGAGATGTTCCAGCACCGTGAGGGATGCGTCCCGCGCTACCACAAGGCCCTGCTGCTCCTGGAAGGGCTGCAGCACATGCTCTCAGACCAGGCCGACATCGAGAACGTCGCCAAGT GCAAGCTGTGCATTGAGCGGAGACTCTCGGCGCTGCTGACTGGCATCTGTGCCTGA